A segment of the Lycium barbarum isolate Lr01 chromosome 7, ASM1917538v2, whole genome shotgun sequence genome:
gaatgaaaaaaaaatgattttgggtctcttattaatatcttaaaatctgacccatcgggcaattctacgcccatttttacggaccgtcaaaatggtccgtaaaactacccagcaaaaattgagtttctgtgaccattttacgctggcctgagtcaatttgacggaccgtataattgttttacggaccgtcaaaatgaaccgtaaaactgcccagcaaaaCATGGTCTTCTAtgaccattttacggaccgtataactgttttacggaccgtcaaaatttatacggaccgtaaaaatgaagcgtaaaactgcccagcaaaatgtgaccctctgtgaccatttgacggaccgtataaatgttatacggaccgtcaaatattctacggaccgtcaaatggtccgtcaaaattcttctgctcggacagtctgtcgtataatgggcataactttttgcacagatgtccgattgaggcccgtaatataccgttggaaagatatttcaaggggctacaactttcaacaaggaatttttcccaaattcaaaattaatagaggggttatggtcgttggaagtaagaccttccaaaAACTCGTTTGAAAACacgccccgtagagtggcttccaacttttctttgcccaaagacatttcttatgacttaattggttttcaaaacacttcctataatcctcatcttggttccattatattatcatcttatagtCAAACTTtagtccgaagttacgaggtgttacaacggcggggccctgtcccgtcatatttcacttttatactcttagaggtctgtagacatatgtgggttgtgagtaggttttggtcagctgtgtcgacATAGTTTGTTTTAGAcattcccgtatatagtggcagccttttcggcttacgtattgtgttatgctttgatcagctgtgactcctcaggagacaggtctaTGATGATATGTGGCATTGTGAATCTATAGTTGCTTTTATAAGTTTCATtccgtccttagtttcagtttgactatatctatcaggttcgtatacgagtgtctagctcggacactagtcatgacccatgggatTGGATCGTGACAATTACAATGTACTTTATGCACTTAATTATATTCTTCAGGACTGTAGTACCACTAAGACCGTTAGGTGAATAGAAAATAGTTCTTTACCACCTAATAATTCACGAACTTGATAACCATATTAAATGTTTTAAAAGAAGAACATATTTTAGTCATCATCCAATGTGTGATTTTTAGACCAGTTATCATACTCTTTATTTTTATTATAGTACTTAGTTTGTTGAACTATGTTATAGTCTTAAATGGTAGTAGAAAAAAATAATCATAACGTGCAGTGCATTCTTTGTCTGAGAATATATAATTATTTAGCTGCAAATTTAGAGGTTAGCATTTTGTTTCGTGATAGTAATAAATAGTTAAGTTAATATGAAAATTTTACTAAGTTccccataaaagaaaaaataataataaaaataactacAAAAGACATTAATGAAAAAACATGCTTTTATCTTGAACAAGTCTATTTATATGTCACATTTTTGCAGGATTTTCGATGAAAGAAAAAACAAGATACTTTAATTTATTACGTTAATTGATAAGGAGAAATTGAAACTATATAGTGTCCTTAGAACATTTCTCAAATTCTATAAAGAATAAGTCAAGGTCCGAAAACGAGAATTAGAATGCGAGGAAAAGGGAGGCAGAAAAGTGAGAAACAAAAGGAGAAGCAAAACACAATTAGAGGAAACGCAATAATGGGGGCAAGCATAAAAAGTGAGCCACAGATATCATTACGGGAGTTAATGAATGGTTCCAAGAGAAGAAATTTTTGCTATAAAAGGTCTCAGGGAGATGGGTAAGAATGCAAGCTCTagcaggaaggagaagaagacattcccctcttcttcttagtaaaaaaaaaatatatataataaaattcCCAAAAAAATATCTaagaaaattccaaaaaaaaaaagtgagatttggaattgtgaagagagagagagagaggaggcatGGAGAGAGCCAGTGTGAAAATTGTGGCTTTGCTACTTTGCCTCTCCATTGGAGCTATAGTGGTGAAAGCTGAGGACCCTTACCTCTTCTTCGAGTGGAATGTCACCTATGGAACAATTGCTCCGTTGGGTGTCCCCCAACAAGGAATCCTTATCAACGGACAGCTTCCAGGGCCCAGGATCAATTGCACATCAAATAATAACATTGTTGTCAATGTCTATAATAACCTGGATGAGCCTTTGCTCCTTACTTGGAATGGTATCCAACAGAGGAAGAACTCGTGGCAGGATGGTACCCCAGGAACCATGTGCCCCATCATGCCTGGCACAAACTTTACATACCATTTCCAAGTGAAGGACCAAATTGGTAGCTTCTTCTACTTCCCTACCACAGGCTTGCACCGTGCAGCCGGTGGCTTTGGTGCCCTCGATGTCCATAGTCGTAACCTTATTCCCGTTCCCTTTGACAAACCCGCCGATGAGTACAATGTCTTTTTGGGCGATTGGTATAATAAGGGACATAAAACCTTAAAGAAGATCTTAGATGGAGGACGCACCGTTGGGAGGCCCGATGGAATTCACATTAATGGAAAGTCCAACAAGGTTGGTGACAAAGCAACAGAGCCACTATTCACCATGGAGCCTGGCAAGACCTACAGGTACAGGATGTGCAATGTTGGCATGAGAACCTCAATTAATGTCAGGATCCAAGGCCATGCCATGAAACTGGTAGAGATGGAGGGATCCCATACCGTGCAGAATATCTATGACTCTCTTGACATCCACGTTGGTCAGTGTCTTTCGGTCTTGGTCACTGCTGATCAGGAGCCTAAGGACTATTACATGGTTGTTTCCAGCAGGTTTTTGAAGCAGGCCATCTCCTCCGTAGCTATCCTTCGTTATGCAAATGGTAAGGGTGCGGCATCATCCGAGCTACCAGCACCTCCACCGAATAACACTGAAGGTATTGCATGGTCCATGAACCAATTCCGCTCATTCAGATGGAACCTCACAGCTAGCGCTGCCCGTCCCAACCCGCAGGGATCCTACCACTACGGAAAAATCAACATCACTCGCACCATCAAGATCGTCAACTCCAGGAGCCAAGTAGGCGGCAAGCTTCGATTCAGCTTGAACGGTATCTCCCATATGGATGCTGACACACCATTCAAGTTAGTTGAATTCTTTGGAGTCCCTGAAAAGACATTCAAGTATGATCTGATGGCTGATGAGCCCCCAAGTGACTTGAGCAAAGTGACCATTGTCCCGAATGTAAAGAATGCTACCTTCCGTAACTTCGTGGAGATTATCTTTGAGAACCAAGAGAAGACTATCCAGACTTATCACTTGGATGGGTATTCCTTTTTTGCTGTGGCCATCGAGCCCGGGAAGTGGAGTCCTGAGAAGAGGAAGAACTACAACTTAGTGGACGCAGTGAGCAGACATAGCATCCAAGTCTATCCAAACTCGTGGGCAGCTGTGATGACAACCTTGGACAATGCAGGAATGTGGAACTTGCGATCAGAGATGTGGGAGAGGTTCTACTTAGGACAACAATTATACTTTAGCATCCTCTCCCCTTCACGCTCCTTAAGGGATGAGTATAACCTTCCAGACAATCAACCTCTTTGTGGTATTGTCAAGAGTATGCCCATGCCAGCTCCATACACACCATAGAGTGTAATATGATAATTAATTAGCATCAGAGAGGAGGGATGGAAAGAAATGAGCTTGAATTCTTAAATTGATGCACTTGTCTTCCTTTCAAAATATAATAAGACaagaagattaaaaaaaaaaaaaaaggttttgtaCTGTTTCTCTCCCTTCTCCACAATTTAGTTTGACGAATGAAATTAatgttcttttcttttaaaattggATATTCGATtgcttctttcattctttccctttacctctttattttttttagttaattaTCCAATATCGTTTTAATTAATTATGACATGCATGAAGCTATTTGAACCTGCATGCATTTATTAACTCACCTGTAAGTCCGATTTCTCAAAAACTTATTTAAAGCTTTATATTCAGATTGCTTGAACTGCTCAACACTTTATTCCTCTTTTTTTGTTGTTGACGTATTGTCGTGTTTATTATAGTTTTAAATCTCAAGCCaactaaaaagtaaaaaaaaaaaaacattaaagaTGGAGTTTCTTTGCACATCGCCAAAATAAAATGTTACTTTGCaagcaaaagaaaagagaaaCATTAAAATGTTTGGTGGTTCATTCTTGATTAAGATGTGTGCagttttatttatttaatcaatagATGGCCCAGGGAATTCTTATTCACGAGTTAAGCAATTACAAGTagttttatttatatatacaaaTCAGTGTTTAAAAAGGtaggggcgtaaggcggggcgttttacatatgcctcggTGAGGGATAAGCCctgaggcacggggcgtaagcctcatgggtatttaattttttgtatttcataaaataatataattataataaatatttttaaataggtaaaattacataaaaaataaaagaaaagtatatatatatatatatatatatatatatatatatatatatatatatatatatatatatatatatatatatatatatatatataaccttacaagtataaacaatacaatgaaataaaagctattatgaaatgcaaatcaactctaacatcttaactttcaaacaatgaaaaatcacaatttgttaaaacaatattactatcattcTATTCATTGTATCTACGTATAAacaactttatcagtattataattgaaacgtaactccttcatgaataaaaataaaattactttcaaatagagaaataataaaatatgataatttgatacataggacaaaagaccaatgacaagtgaaaattcacaattcggttatgtattcttaaaagaaatattaagtgatattcaccctcacgatgttctcatatAGTAAATATGTAATACTACGACGTGTTATTTGAGTTAtacccaatcttcttatttcggtaaatgaaaaattattaagtatcaatcatttgttaaagaattatgagggtcaacggttttaattaaagaatttaacatataattatgtaagaactgttaggcgagccccgagcgttgggcgttaggcgtgtttagggcgtacagtcgggcgcttagggcgtaagcctcgcaGGAATTAAGCCCCGCACGTGAGCCCTGGGGCATTTTGCTAGTGCCCCGCCCCGGGGCGAGCCCCAGAActaccttttaaaacactgatataAATCACATAAATACAACTAATAACGTGTCAAGTTATAAAGTAACatttaaaaaattcaaatttgtGAATACGATCACTACAAGAAAGTGTATAATTAGCAACAATGTTTTCCCAACAACAGTGATATTGTTGGCAAATACCAAGAAATGGCAACAACTTCATTTAATTGTTGTTATAACATAAAACTTTTAGCCACAAGTTTTTTCTTGTTGGGATATATGTGAATCTTGTTGCCAAAATATTATGGCCaaaataattaatttaaaataaaattgaatTGGCAACAATATACTTTCGTTGTTGCCAAAAATAACTACATTGTTGGTAAAACTCTTACTTTTGTCAACAGCTTATTTGCTTAGTTGCataaaattatttaattatttctcATTCTTTTAGCCAAAAATTAAGGCGGCAAAACGTCCCACCTTTCCCCCTTTTTGGCCGAACCTTTCCCTCTTTTATCGCAAAACTACCGTAACACTTCAACGGTTTAGCTCCGAAGAATCAGCCGATCAATCCTCAACCGAATTAGGGCTTGAAAAGTAAGTTCCCCGCCACCTCTCCCTCTAATTTCAGTAGTTTCGAttttgagattttgatttctcatAAACATACACATAATTTGTTAGATTTGCTATTATTTTGGTATGAATTTATTCTTCAGTTTCCCAAATCAAACGATGCGTCGCTGGAGAAAGAACTTCATTAGTTGACGGTCAAATCTAAGAATTCAAATATatcaaaataattatttgcaaTTTTATCGCTTAAAAGACTGTAGTGGTTTGCTTTAATGTATTGATCGACTGATAAAAAACGGTTCGGACTtctaaggatttttttttatagttCAATGCGACAAAGAGAAAAAATGCCGAGAATAAAACACGTCAGGAGAATCTTATCGAGCAAGAAAGAGAATCGTTTCTGAGAGATTTGTAGCCAAAATTGGACGAAGATGTCGATTTCGAGCTATTTCTTTAGGTAATATTTCACTATGTGGAAAACATggatgtcacgacctaacccaccatgactggcacccaactaaatcctagtgggtgaaccaacacacaagatctctattcattcaagtctgattttatattaaacaTGTCAAACGATTGTACTCATTCACGCATCAAAATAGACTaagtaagtcatgccataaaatactaaaacaagtgctgaagtctaactattacaaattccccaaaatccgaaagtcatcgtattggactctaagctaaaaacatgtctaagaatctaAAGTTTAACAATTtagtaatccataatgtccagagtactaaaggacatcatagcaagaagatcttcgggcggcctggaaTGGGAAAAAGCTCACCTTAAATCTGTCAAcaattatcctccacgctagatgtgaggatgaGCAACGGTCTCcgtatcaaaatctgcactcaaagaatgcagcaaggtagtatctgtacaaacactatataccggtagatatcataggccgactaagattagtatcatatatatttcgtaaaatcaatagaataataCACGCTAGTCAACAGTCAGGAACGTCAGTAAATCACAGCAATtcaaccaagaacaatcacaatcaatcaccaagatgttaagcatcacaatcacgtaagtcaGCAACGGAAGcaaatttaccacaataaccatACGCACTGTACATACATGTTAGTTGATGTCTtagctcaatagtcatgacctgcaagggacccatggtgtccatgtaccactcgtttcaaAATACTCCTCAGACCCGAGTGCAAACCTCCGCTCCGAAACCTCGAACGCGGGACAAATTAATGTACCTGTCGTTTTCGGAACTATCCTCGGACcatgagcccataatctaggtcacatgtgtGCCTTTTCATACATCTTACATAaaagtgtttcttacctttcagtaTTAATactcaactcatcatttcatgtcacaataccattGAGAAGATTagattagcttctcatcacaacacatccactgcagattcaatcacacaggaataatggcacgaagcctacacaaacACTCAAATCGCATTCACATAAGAGTTTAGCCACATAGTGTTGTGCATGAAAACTAAACATGCTTTGTCCTAAGGAAATCACAAGCAttcaatcaactaaccaaagtctaactcaagtaaaccgtaacctacctcaaagtagagctggaacaatgcctatcactctgctacaacctttcctttcctcaaagcctcaatacgttcgcggtctaaaaatagaaggctcaatgagtcacattgctcaatttgcaaataccaaggcaagaaataCCCTTCCCTCTCCCCATTGTAAgcgtggatgattttctaggtgataaacaacctattaaatcccctaatattcataaaccatcaatttataccacattctatcaaacattcccattacaaacaattttctatggcaaagacaccatttttatagaaccctatgtctcaatcacttagtttactattctaaatgttcaatttatgacaaataacaACTAATaaatccatttaaatgataaatatgCGTTAATAAtcccaacccatcaagtttagaaggtttattgatattctagggttcctacttcactttcaccattaaagacccatgaagataaTTACAATAACGGAGGGAATGGAATGGTAGAATGGAAAGCAAAGAGActacttacctctcaaggttaacTTGCCCTATCTTGAAAATCCTCTCTAGGTGTTTGTGGGAAAGTGTGTTGGtgtgttatgaatgaaaatataaaactaaggcattaaaaaCCCGATTCTGCCTTCCCGTCGACAGTTGCGGCAGTCCCTACGTCACTGCAGCGGTCACTACGCCGCTTCAGCGGTCCCGTTATAGAGGCcaagccaccgctatagcggacccaaGATAAATccgctcaccgctatagcggtcaccacCCCGCTATAGCGGCATCACCGTAGCAGGCAATGGCCCGCCACAGCGGCCCCAAGAGAAAAGCGATCAGCCCACCGCGCGCTGCAGCGGTACTTTCACCGCCACAGCGGtgcattttgggcagtgagctcgattttctgtccagttttccccctatcaccccttATTTCATCCAAGGCTTCAAGAACATAAcacaaaacatgcatacatacaaaaagacgccctatGAATCCACCCGCAGCCTCAGAATTCtcaatggagtcctaaattcccATAATGACCGGAAGGTTCGTTACAATGGAGCTTTGTGAAAATTGTTCTATTTATTaaaattgattttagttaatgtTGCGGTTCGCTTTTATGCGGGTTAAgccataaaagttactacgagattgttggtgctctaattggattttatatTTTTAAGAGTCGCTACCTAATTTATTCAgaaaaggaaaattaggaaaactgaGTTTAAAGAGTTTTTCCGACCGAGAAAAAGTCTTTttggaccagagttcgaggtaagggttatGGTGATCCCCCAGAGAAGGTTTGAAGTaccctggtattaaggatccgtagagtACAATTGACCTACGAGATTCACTGTAAtgtttatttatttgtttatgtgTCAAAATTTTCTGCAAAATATAGCATTCTTATGTTTATCATCTCCCCTTTAGAAAAAATCCGGCAAAAAATTCCCTTATAAATAATGGGGTTTGGTTGAAAAAATCCGTGTAAGTGTTCAACCCATTTCGTCCGAACTAGGACACATTTGGAATTGCTCCTgaatagagtcgctactattttaGTCCTAACGAAATGTGCTTAGTACTTACGGGTTTTATATACTTTATggaaaaatatggagtatattcCCGTTtgataaatatacatatatataagtacatt
Coding sequences within it:
- the LOC132604642 gene encoding L-ascorbate oxidase homolog, whose product is MERASVKIVALLLCLSIGAIVVKAEDPYLFFEWNVTYGTIAPLGVPQQGILINGQLPGPRINCTSNNNIVVNVYNNLDEPLLLTWNGIQQRKNSWQDGTPGTMCPIMPGTNFTYHFQVKDQIGSFFYFPTTGLHRAAGGFGALDVHSRNLIPVPFDKPADEYNVFLGDWYNKGHKTLKKILDGGRTVGRPDGIHINGKSNKVGDKATEPLFTMEPGKTYRYRMCNVGMRTSINVRIQGHAMKLVEMEGSHTVQNIYDSLDIHVGQCLSVLVTADQEPKDYYMVVSSRFLKQAISSVAILRYANGKGAASSELPAPPPNNTEGIAWSMNQFRSFRWNLTASAARPNPQGSYHYGKINITRTIKIVNSRSQVGGKLRFSLNGISHMDADTPFKLVEFFGVPEKTFKYDLMADEPPSDLSKVTIVPNVKNATFRNFVEIIFENQEKTIQTYHLDGYSFFAVAIEPGKWSPEKRKNYNLVDAVSRHSIQVYPNSWAAVMTTLDNAGMWNLRSEMWERFYLGQQLYFSILSPSRSLRDEYNLPDNQPLCGIVKSMPMPAPYTP